The DNA segment CAACCGACTGCACCTTGTTGCCTGGGGTATTGGAAACATTGCTTACTGCCGTAACCAGTGCATCTACAAAGCCTTTCTCGTCTGTAAAACCAGCACGCAGCATCAGTTTATTTTCGTAATAGGCGGTAAAACCCTCTGCTATCCATAAATTGGTGGTATAGTTCTCATTGTCGTAATCAAAGGGGCCTAAGGCCACAGGGCGCATCCTTTTTACGTTCCATAAATGATAATACTCGTGCGCAACCAGCTCTAAAAAGCCTTTATAGCCGGTTTCAGTAACATAAGCATCGCGTTTTGCACCCAGTACCGTAGAGTTCAGGTGTTCCAGACCGCCGCCACCGGAAGAAAAATTATGGACAATAAAAGTATAATGCTTATTCGGGTTTTCGCCATAAATGGCCGTTCCCTGCTCCACAATTTTGGCCATATCCACTTTAAGGCGCTCCTTATCATAATTCCCGCCGCCGTACATGGCCACTTCATGTTTAAGCCCCGAGGCCATAAATTCAAAAACATCCTGGTTACCTACTTCAATAGGGCTGTCGAACAAAATGTCAAAATCGGCAGCGGTATAGGTAAATTGCTGCCCCGAAACCGGTTCCAGTCCGGTAGATACTTTAGTCCAGCCTTTATAAGGGTTGATCTTTACTGTACTCGGTGTTTTAAGCAAACCCTCAGGGTACATAAATATACCGCTGCTCGACAAAAACGCATGGCTTTCATCAATAAAAGATGTACGCACCGAAACTTCAAAAGCATATACCCTGTACTTAATTTTAAGGGCATTCGCTTTAGCGGTATACACCCTCCAGGTGTTTTTTCTCACCTTTTCATGTTTAAGGATTTTGCCATTGGCCGTAGCCCCAAAACCTTCCACACTTTTAGCAAATTCGCGCACCAGGTACGAACCCGGGGCCCATACCGGCATTTTTATATCTATATAATCTTTAACCAGGCCTGAAATGTTCATTTCTACCTCCGTATAGTGCGCCTGGGGCTCTGTAAAACTGATATCGAATCTTATTTTAACCTGCGATTTTGCTGTCATACCTGCAAATAGTAATATTACCAATCCTAATATTGATGTTTTAATCATAGTTCAATACTTAATCGCGCCAAAATAGAAAAATTTGATTCCTAAAGCAAGGCAGATGCAGCTAAGGGGCGCCATATCGGCAAGAACACTACCTGTAACACACTTAATACAAGCTGTTATAGTCATTTTAAATATTTTTGTTCGTTAACTATAACAGCTACACAACCATAACAAAACACAGATGAAACTAAAATACGTCATTTATGCCCTGATCGTTTTGGGGATTGCCTATTTGATTTACTACCGGATTTCGGCCAATAAAAAAATTGCCGAAGATGGTGCCGGTCCGGGTAAAGGAAAAGGAGGATCGTCGAAAGGTTTACAGGTTGACGGAATTGTGGTACAGGCCAGCGATTTTACCAATGATCTTGATGTAACCGGTACACTGGAAGCAAATGAGGCCGTAGAATTGCGCAGTGAGGTATCGGGGCTGGTAACCAGCATCAATTTTAAAGAGGGGGCCAATGTAAGCAGGGGCCAGCTGCTGGTCAAGATCAACGACCGCGACATACAGGCACAGCTGCAGGAGGCTTTAACCAAGCAAAAACTATCTGCCACCAATGAAAACCGCTCTAAACAACTGCTGGAAAAAGGTGCAATCAGTCAGGAAGAATACGACACTTCCCTTGCCGACCTCCAGTCTTTAAAGGCACAGACCCAGCTGATCCGTGCACAGCTGGCAAAGACTTCCATTTATGCGCCCTTTAGTGGTAAAATAGGCTTACGCTCCATATCCGTGGGCGGTTACCTTACGCCCAGTACGCTGATTGCAAATTTATCCAGCATCAACCCGCTAAAGATCAGCTTTTCGGTACCGGAAAAATACATTGGCCAGATTAAACTGAATTCGGAGATTTCCTTTACGACAGATGGCTACAACAAAAAATTTACGGGCAGTGTTTTTGCAATAGAGCCCGGAATAAACACACAAACACGTACTTTACAGATCAAGGCACTGGTGCCCAATGCGGGCAACGAATTGAGGCCTGGTTCTTTTGCCAAGATAAAGCTGGCCCTTAGCACACAAAAAAATGCGCTGCTCATTCCCAATGAAGCCATTATCCCGGTATTGAAAGGAAAGACCGTGTTCATTACCAAAGACGGCAAAGCCCAACAGGTGCCTGTAGAAGCCGGCACACGCACCGCCGATCACATTGTAATTACCTCGGGCCTGAACATTGGGGATACTGTACTGACAACAGGCGCCATGGCCTTAAAACAGGATGCCCCGGTTAAAGTTTCTGTGGTTAAAAACAAGGCTGCTTTATGAGTATTTCAACCACGAGTATAAAAAGGCCGGTACTGGCCATAGTGATGAACCTGATGATCCTTTTGTTCGGGGTAATCGGCTATAACTTTCTGGGTATACGTGAATATCCGAACATTGACCCTACTGTAATCAATGTACGGACGTCCTATCCGGGTGCAAACTCAGACATCATTGAATCGCAGATCACAGAACCGCTGGAAAAATCCATCAACGGGATAGATGGGATCAGGAACATCTCCTCCTCCAGCAACCAGGGCAGCAGTAACATCACCATTGAGTTTAACCTGAACAAGAATATTGATGATGCCGCTAACGATGTGCGCGATAAAGTATCGGAAGCAGCAAGAAGGTTACCCAAAGATATTGACGGCAACCCGGTAGTGAGCAAGGCCGATGCCAACTCGGACGCAGTGATCACGATGACCGTACAAAGCGACAAGCGCAATGTAATGGAGCTGAGCGATTATGCAGAGAATGTAATTGCCGACAGGCTGCAGACCATTACCGGGGTAAGTAGCATCCAGATCATGGGGCAAAGGAAATATGCCATGCGGATCCGCATTTCGCCGGATAAGCTGGCCGCTTATGGCTTAACGTCCCAGGATATTGTTGCAGCACTGGACAGGGAAAATGTGGAACTGCCTTCCGGAAAAATAACCGGATCAAATACGGAGCTGATTGTAAAGACCCTTGGAAAATTAACCAATGCCGAACAGTTCAATAACCTGATCCTGAAGAACGATACCGATAATGTGGTGCGTTTAAAGGATGTTGGTTTTGTGGAGCTGGGATCAGAAAACGAGGAGACCATATTGAGGGAATCCGGCAAACCGATGGTTGCTGTAGGCCTGATCCCGCAACCCGGCGCCAATTATCTCGACATCTCCAAGGAGTTTGACAAAAGGTTTGCCCAGCTGGAGAAAGATGTGCCCCAGGACATTAAGCTGAACATATCCCTGGACACAACCAAGTTTATCAAAGCCTCGGTAACTGAAGTGGCAGAAACCATTATTTTATCGCTCATCCTGGTGATCCTGATCATTTACCTGTTTTTCAGGGACTGGGCCATCGCCATCCGTCCGCTGATCGACATTCCGGTATCCCTGGTGTTTACCTTTTTTATCATGTACATTTTTGGGTTCTCTATCAATGTACTGTCGCTATTGGCCGTGGTTTTGGCAACAGGCCTGGTGGTGGACGACGGTATTGTGGTTACAGAGAACATTTTCAAAAAAGTAGAGGAGGGCTATTCGCCTTTTGAAGCTGCAATAAAGGGTTCCAACGAGATCTTTTTTGCCGTCATCTCTATTTCCATTACCCTTGCCGCCGTGTTTTTACCGGTCATCTTTTTACAGGGCTTTGTAGGCCGTCTGTTCAGGGAATTTGGGGTGGTAATCGGCGCTGCTGTACTGATCTCTGCATTTGTGTCGCTTACCCTGACACCCATGCTGAATGCCTACCTGATGAAAAAAACAGGGCACAAAAAATCGAGGTTCTATGAACTGACAGAGCCTTATTTTGTAAAGCTAAATGATGGCTATGCCGAAAAACTGAATAAATTTCTGGACCGGAAATGGCTGGCCATACCCATTATAGTGGCCTGTGTAGGGATCATTGTATTGTTCTGGAAAATATTGCCCAAAGAAACCGCACCTTATGACGACCGCAGTGCGATAAACATGAACCTGACCACACCTGAAGGTTCTTCTTTTGCCTATACCGACCGGTTTATGATGAAAGTACAGGACATGATCAATGATTCTGTGCCTGAAAAGAAAGTGAACATCACCATTACTTCACCGGGCTTTGGGGGCACAGGTGCTACCAACAGTGGTTTTGTTAGAATGGGGCTGGTAGATCCGGGCGACAGGGAGCGCACGCAGGCAGATATTGCTGCAAAACTGACCAAAATTACCAGGAAATACTCAGAAGGCAAGGTTACAGTTACCCAGCAGCCTACCATTTCTGTGGGCCGGCGCGGTGGTTTACCGGTAAATTATATCATCCAGGCACAGAACTTTGAAAAACTAAGGGAAAAAGTGCCTTTGTTTATGGATGAGGTTTCGAAAGATCCGACTTTTACCACTTCGGACGTAAACCTGAAATTTAATAAGCCTGAGATTGACCTGACCATAGACAGGGACAAAGCCAAAAACCTGGGTGTTTCAGTAGCCGATATTGGTACGGCCCTGCAACTGGGCTTAAGTGGCCAGCGTTTTTCCTATTTCTTCATGAATGGCAAACAATACCAGGTGATCGGGCAGTTTGAAGTGGGCGACCGTAAGGATCCGCTTGACCTGAGTTCGGTATATGTAAGGAACGATAAAAATGAACTGATACAGCTGGACAATGTGGTAACGGCTAAAGAAGAAAGCAGTCCCCCTCAATTGTACCGCAACAACCGTTTTACGGCAGCCACAGTTTCGGCAGGCCTTGCACCGGGCAAAAGCATCGGGGAAGGAATAGCCGCGATGGACAGGATTGCAGAGAAGGTACTGGACGAATCTTTCTCTACCGATCTTGGTGGGGAATCGAGGGACTTTAAGGAAAGTTCTTCCAATACGCTCTTTGCCTTTGGCCTGGCTTTATTGCTGGTTTACCTGATCCTGTCGGCACAGTTTGAAAGCTTTATTGACCCGATCATCATTATCCTGACCGTTCCGATGGCTGTTGCAGGTGCATTTCTATCCCTCTGGCTGTTCGGACAAAGCTGGAACATCTTTAGCCAGATCGGTACCATCATGCTCATTGGTCTGGTGACCAAAAACGGCATCCTGATTGTAGAATTTGCCAACCAGCTGAAAGAAAAAGGCAAAAGTGTACATGATGCCATCAGGGAAGCTTCGGTTTCGAGGCTGCGCCCGATTCTGATGACCAGTCTGGCCATTGCTATCGGCGCCCTGCCCATTGCCATGGCGCTGGGTGCTGCAGCCAAGAGCCGCATGGGTATGGGGATCGTAATTGTAGGCGGAACAACCTTTGCATTGATCCTGACCCTATTTGTAATCCCTGCAATTTATTCGTACTGGTCTAAAGAACACAAAACAAATACAGAATTGGAACTTTCATTAAAAGCAGCATTAGAACATGAGAAAGATGAAAAGTAGGGCTTTTATGTTTGCCTTGGTGCTTTTGTGTACAGGTACCGGGCTGGCTTATGGACAGGAACAGTTGAGCCTGCAGGAAGCCATTGCTACTGCACTTAAAAACAATTATGATATTAAACTGGTAAATAACGACATCCAGATTGCTAAAAATAATGTAAACCCGGGAAATGCAGGCATGCTGCCCAGCCTGGACGGAAGTTTTAGTGATGGGGGAAGCCGCCAGAACATTACCAGGACACAGAGCAATGGCAACCAGCAAACGCTGGACGGGGTGAGAAATACCAATATGAGCTATGGCGCCTCGCTGGGCTGGACAATTTTTGATGGCTTACAGATGTTTACCAATTATGAACGGCTGAAAGAATTGCAAAAACAGGGGGAAGTGAACGCCAAAGCCACTATTTTGACTACGGTGAGCAATGTGATCAGCTCTTATTTTACGGTATTAAAGGAGCAGCAATTGGTTAGGGCAAGGGATACGGCACTCGACATCTCGCAGCTGCGCTTAAGAATTGCAGACAATAAACTGGCTATTGGCAGGGGCTCTAAACTGGATGTGCTGGCCGCAAAGGTTGACTACAATACGGATACTGCAGCTTACCTGCAGGAAATTAACCTGTTGAAAACTGCAAAAACAGCTTTAAACCAGGTAATGGCCAGAGACCTGAATCTTGATTTTAAGGTGGATGAAGCAATTGATATAGATTCGAAACTGAATTATGGCACTTTAGCCGGACAAATGGAACAGTTAAACCCCGACCTGCAAAATGCCTTTATCAGTAAAAAAATTGCAGAGCTGAATTTAAAGCAGGTAAAAGGTCAGCGCTACCCAGTAGTAGGCGTAAATGGTGGTTATGAGTTTCAGAAAAGCGCCAGTCCGACCGGCTTTAATACCCAGCAGCGTGCTACGGGTTTTACATATGGTCTTACGGCAAGCCTGAATATCTTTAACGGTTTTTTGCAAAGGCAAAACGAGCGCAATGCAAAGATAGAGATCAATTCATCTGCACTAATGCTGGACAAGACAAAACAGGACATCACAGCCCAGCTGATCTCGACCTATCAGAACTACAGTACCAACCTGGATTTGCTGAAAGTGGAGCAAAACAATGTAGACATTGCCAAACAAAACCTGGACATTACACTGGAAAAATACCGCCTGGGCAGTATTTCGCCACTGGAGTTAAGAGAGGCGCAAAAAAACTCAATTGATGCCATTACCAGGTATCTGGAGGCGCAATATCAGGCAAAACTTACAGAAATCAGCCTAAAAGAAATCAGTGGTACTTTAAATATTCAATAAGATTACTATTTTTAGCGAATGATTCTAGTAGCAGACAGTGGTTCTACAAAGACCGATTGGATGGGTTACAGCCCAAATGAACAAATCAACTTCAATACACAAGGTATAAACCCTTACTTTTTAAATGCACACGACATTTTTAAGCTTTTTTCCAAGAAAAAGGAAATCGCCGCTTATGCAAGTCAGGTAAAAGAGGTTTATTTCTTTGGTGCAGGCTGTTCTTCACCAGATAAAGTAGAGATCATCTCTAATGGAATCTCCTCCTTTTTTACCAATGCCTATGTATCTGTAGAGCACGACCTGATGGGTTCTGCCTATGCAACATGCGGCGACAAAAAAGGGCTGACCTGTATTTTAGGTACAGGCTCAAACATCTCTTATTATGACGGCAAAACACTGCACCATGGAGCGCATGGACTGGGTTATGTACTTGGAGATGAAGGCTCGGGCACCTGGTTTGGGCGCAAACTGGTTACCAGTTACCTGTACAACCAGATGCCTGCCGAACTGGCCTTCGAATTTGGACAGGAATACCAGATCGACAAAGAGACTGTAATCACCAATGTATACCAGAAACCAGCTCCGAATACTTATCTGGCCTCTATCAGCAGGTTTATGGTAAACCATAAAGCACACCCCTTTATCCTGAATATTTTAAGGGAAGGTTTTCAGGAATTTGTAGACAGCAACATTAAGGATTACAGCAATTACAAGAGTCTGGATTGCCATTTTGTAGGTTCCATTGGCTTTATTTACCAGGACATTTTAAGAGAAGTGTGTTTAAATAGCCAGGTAAAAGTAGGGCAGATCCTCCAGAAGCCAATCGAAGGCATTTACAATTACATTTTAAGAAAAGAAGGCATCACCGTCTAGTATTTTTTTGCTGGTTAATTTTCCTTAATCCATAAGCTGCCCCGGCAAGCAGCAAGGCAGCAACACCGCCGTCAACAGGTAAATCGGGATCATCACCCGGCAAACCAGGGTCGTCAGCCTGCATGGCCCACAGGGAGGTACATAGCAGTATTAAAATCAGCACCAGGGGATATTTCATACCATTGGTTTTACAGACATATTGTTTGTTTAGTTTCGCAATACTTTAAAAACAGCCTCCACTTTATTGTTTTTCGGATTAAGCAGTTGTAAAAAATAGACCCCTTTTACCAGCTGCCCGCAGTACTGCTGAACCGGAATACCCGCATCCAGAATGGGAAGCACGCTACTCCAGACTACCCTGCCCGTGATATCCCTGATTAAAACTTTCAGATTTTTATAGGTCAGCCTGGCCGACTTCAGGTAAAGCCACTCCTTAAAGGGATTGGGATATACCACAATGTTTTTATCGGTTTCGGTATCTTGTTGCTTTACTTCCGGGAGCTCCCTGTACAGAATAGCAAAGCGTTGCTGACCGTAAGATGCCGGAATGGCGGTGTCTATAAAAAAATGGCAATTGCTTTCCGGTTCTGTTAAACGTTTATTGATACCAAGATAACGGTCGGCCAGTACAATTTCCTCATTGGGTTTAAGCGATGCTTTTAAATTTAAAGTATAATTTCCGCTTGCCCAGCCCTTTAGGTACAAACAGACCTCTTTTCGGAGGGTGTCTATTGCGCGCTCATCTATAGACAATTTTGTTCCGTTCCCGGCTATCCCTGCAATGCTCAGGTAACCTTCTCCAATTTTTCCGGCATCTGCATCATTTATCCCATCATTACCTTTGCTGCTAAAAATCAATGTATAACTGTCGGTCAGTCCGGCTGCATACAGCTGTATTTTTAACCTGCTTGTTGTTTCCTTTGCCCTTCGGGACTCCCTAAGGGCCATCTGCGCTGCCGGAACAGTAGTACCGGTATATTTTGCGCTTTCCTGAAAACTGAGCGAACCACTGGCATTTCCGCTGTTTACCCGCACAAAAAAGCCAGTTCCCGAAGGGATGATATAATCCGGGTCGTCTGTAACCTGATAGGCATTGTTTTGTGTATTGAATACCCAGATGAAGGGACTAACATTTTGTTTTTGCAATGCGGCCCAGCGGATTGCCGAAGCATACGGGTTTCCGAGCAGGTTAAAACCATCGCCCTCTCCCCCGCTGTTCCTGTTAAAAAGGTTTACCGTTAAATCGCCTGTATACAATTTACCGGTATAGGTAATGGTGTAAGGCCCTGGATTAGAAAACGGAGGTGTCTGGATTTGGTGCAGGTAGGCATCGGGAATATTCCTGCTGCCTCTTGAAAACAGATAAAAACCCTTTCCGGATGGGATGCTGACATCCATACTGGGAATGGCCTTGTATTTTTGTGAAAGGCTGCCGGGTAAGGACTGATCGTGGGTATAAATCGTTCCTCCATTATTGGGCGAGGCATCAAAGCCATTTAAAGTGCCGCCAGTACCGGTTACAAAGACACTGGCCTGAATGGCCGCAAAATTATTTTGCGGCTGCCCGTTTAATTCAGACCGGTATACGGGAGCAGCCAGCAAGCACCAGCCCCTTGCCGTTGAAGGGGCAGCAAAGTTACCTTTCACAAAATGCTGTACGTGTACATCTCCTGTGAGCTGTGTATTACCGGGATCTGTTACCGGCATCAATGCGGCACCATAATTTAAGGTATCGGCAAGCAGGCTGAGGTTTCCGTTGGAATTGAGGGTTCCCCTGATCAGCTGCACCTGTCTGCCCACATTTAGCGGGGATTGCAGCAACAGCGTATGGGTAGCCGAGGCCAGCTCTACTTCGAGCCGCGAAACAGTAACCAGGCCTGTACCTGAAAGCGTTTGCAATGCATGCCCTCCCCTGAAAACAAGACTGCCATGACCCTTATTTAAACCAATGCGGCCATGGTTCAGCACATCGTATTTAAAAGTGAGCCTTGCTCCATCCTCCAGTACTACAGCAGCATTTGCTGCAATACTGGCCGCACAATTCACTTCAAGGCCGCTCTGCAGATGAAGTCTTGCCCCGGGTTCTAAAGTGAGCTGATTAATGATGGTTGCCGCAGGAGCTAAAAGCTTCGTTTTTTTACCTCCTTTAATGATCACCTGAGCATTTTGTGCAGGTAAGCCCCCCAAACTCCAGTTCCCCTCGTCCGACCAGTCTTCCGTTCCGGCAGCTCCGGTAAACTCGTTGACCACCGGAACATTTGCCGGATTAATTTCCTCAGCTGCAACGCTGATAAAACTGGCCGGATTAGCCTGGTTCCTGTATTCAGTGCTGATCCAGTCGACATTACGCTCTACATTTTGAATCCTCAGTTCATCAATTGTGCCCTTAAAATAGCTGCCATTCTGTTTACTTTTTCCAATACTCAATGCCCCCGACCGCCCAAGCTTTACCCCATTTGATCCGCCGCCAGCTTTATATGCCCCATTGATGTATATTCTTCTTATCCCTTTAATAAAAATACAGGCAAGATTGTACCAGGTATTTACTGCCAATACCTCGGCGGTTGTGGCACTTCTGAAACCTTCAGCATTTTTAGTTTCAAAAACAAGGTTACCCTGGGCATTCACCTTAATGACATATCCGCCAGCAGTGGTGTCGCTGGCTAAAATCACCTGCTCAGTGCCCCTGTGATCCATTTTAATCCAGGCGGTAATGCAAACCGTCGTATTGGTATCTGCTGCAGCAGCCATCCCATCCGTACTGCCATTCAGCAACAGTCCATTGCCAATATGGGCGGCAGGGAAGTTAGCCGGCCCTGTTCCCGGACTCCCTGTCATACTCATCTCCGGACCATGATTTGCACTGCGGCTTATGGAAGGTGCAGCATCCAGGTTCAGGTGCCAGACCTGCTGATAGCTGGCCGGCCAGGTGGCCCTTGCAGAAAGCGTAAACGGGTCGTGGATATAGGTTGAGCCATAATAAAGATAGATTTCGTTATGGCCAGGATTGCTGCCGGTAAATAGCTCCTGAATGTTTACCCAGCACACCAGTTTCCCATTAACCGCATCATAATGGTCAAGCTGAAAAGCAAGCGGCAGCTGAGGGGCATTGGTTGCCGCAAAGGAGATATCCAGCCCCCTGCTGTTCTGCAACCTTCCTTCGCAATTGCCGATGTACCTGAGTTCAGCATCCTCAAGGACAATCAGCACAGGAAAGTTTAAAAGACTGGCCGTACCGGAAACTTTCGATTGATCAATGGTTATTTTCTTTCTGAAATTATAGCCGGGCATCCAGCTGCGGGCAAGGGCAGGACTTCCTGCCAGCAGTAACAAAACCAACAAAATCTGCCTTGTCCAAAAATTTGAATACATTTCCAATATTTAATTTATAATCACAATATATTTAATTAGTTAATTAATTACACTGTAATTATAGATATTAATATCGTAAATACATAATTTTATATTAAAATAAGAAAACAAGCTTACGAACCGGAGGTTTACCTTGCAAAAAAAAGCCCTGTCTGATCAAATGATTTATTTGATCAGACAGGGCTTTATATCCCTGAAAATTTCCTGGCGGATCAGGCCATGATCCGGTTGGTCATTCTTCTGTTGATCTCTTTCTTCACCATACCGGCAACCCACTCCATTTTCCTTTGTTCCTGGGGCAGGAACTTTCTGTGTTTTTTGTCTACAATACAAACTGTACCTACACGCAGGCCTTCATCTGTAGTGATGGGCACAGCAGCGTAAAACCCTAAACCAGATTCTCCGGCTATTAGTGCATTGGACATCAGATAAGGATGCTGCTCAAAGTTTTCAAATGCAATCCCACTCTCATTGATAATGGCCAGCGAACATAAGCTGCTCTCCTGGTCAACAAAATTGATCAGGGCGATTGGCGTATTCAACATTTTTGCGGTAAATGCTGCAAGCTGATCAAAAACAGGTTCAGACTTGGTATATAAGATTTTATAGTTTTTCAGGTTTTCTAACCGCGACCGTTCATCAGAGGCGATGCTTTTTCTTAGTTTTTTTTCCAATTGTCTCATATCTAGGTATATCCTGATCAGGCAAT comes from the Pedobacter heparinus DSM 2366 genome and includes:
- a CDS encoding efflux RND transporter permease subunit, producing MSISTTSIKRPVLAIVMNLMILLFGVIGYNFLGIREYPNIDPTVINVRTSYPGANSDIIESQITEPLEKSINGIDGIRNISSSSNQGSSNITIEFNLNKNIDDAANDVRDKVSEAARRLPKDIDGNPVVSKADANSDAVITMTVQSDKRNVMELSDYAENVIADRLQTITGVSSIQIMGQRKYAMRIRISPDKLAAYGLTSQDIVAALDRENVELPSGKITGSNTELIVKTLGKLTNAEQFNNLILKNDTDNVVRLKDVGFVELGSENEETILRESGKPMVAVGLIPQPGANYLDISKEFDKRFAQLEKDVPQDIKLNISLDTTKFIKASVTEVAETIILSLILVILIIYLFFRDWAIAIRPLIDIPVSLVFTFFIMYIFGFSINVLSLLAVVLATGLVVDDGIVVTENIFKKVEEGYSPFEAAIKGSNEIFFAVISISITLAAVFLPVIFLQGFVGRLFREFGVVIGAAVLISAFVSLTLTPMLNAYLMKKTGHKKSRFYELTEPYFVKLNDGYAEKLNKFLDRKWLAIPIIVACVGIIVLFWKILPKETAPYDDRSAINMNLTTPEGSSFAYTDRFMMKVQDMINDSVPEKKVNITITSPGFGGTGATNSGFVRMGLVDPGDRERTQADIAAKLTKITRKYSEGKVTVTQQPTISVGRRGGLPVNYIIQAQNFEKLREKVPLFMDEVSKDPTFTTSDVNLKFNKPEIDLTIDRDKAKNLGVSVADIGTALQLGLSGQRFSYFFMNGKQYQVIGQFEVGDRKDPLDLSSVYVRNDKNELIQLDNVVTAKEESSPPQLYRNNRFTAATVSAGLAPGKSIGEGIAAMDRIAEKVLDESFSTDLGGESRDFKESSSNTLFAFGLALLLVYLILSAQFESFIDPIIIILTVPMAVAGAFLSLWLFGQSWNIFSQIGTIMLIGLVTKNGILIVEFANQLKEKGKSVHDAIREASVSRLRPILMTSLAIAIGALPIAMALGAAAKSRMGMGIVIVGGTTFALILTLFVIPAIYSYWSKEHKTNTELELSLKAALEHEKDEK
- a CDS encoding N-acetylglucosamine kinase; the protein is MILVADSGSTKTDWMGYSPNEQINFNTQGINPYFLNAHDIFKLFSKKKEIAAYASQVKEVYFFGAGCSSPDKVEIISNGISSFFTNAYVSVEHDLMGSAYATCGDKKGLTCILGTGSNISYYDGKTLHHGAHGLGYVLGDEGSGTWFGRKLVTSYLYNQMPAELAFEFGQEYQIDKETVITNVYQKPAPNTYLASISRFMVNHKAHPFILNILREGFQEFVDSNIKDYSNYKSLDCHFVGSIGFIYQDILREVCLNSQVKVGQILQKPIEGIYNYILRKEGITV
- a CDS encoding M61 family metallopeptidase, with translation MIKTSILGLVILLFAGMTAKSQVKIRFDISFTEPQAHYTEVEMNISGLVKDYIDIKMPVWAPGSYLVREFAKSVEGFGATANGKILKHEKVRKNTWRVYTAKANALKIKYRVYAFEVSVRTSFIDESHAFLSSSGIFMYPEGLLKTPSTVKINPYKGWTKVSTGLEPVSGQQFTYTAADFDILFDSPIEVGNQDVFEFMASGLKHEVAMYGGGNYDKERLKVDMAKIVEQGTAIYGENPNKHYTFIVHNFSSGGGGLEHLNSTVLGAKRDAYVTETGYKGFLELVAHEYYHLWNVKRMRPVALGPFDYDNENYTTNLWIAEGFTAYYENKLMLRAGFTDEKGFVDALVTAVSNVSNTPGNKVQSVAEASYDAWIKYYRPNENSNNTTVSYYAKGEVVGLLMDLEIAHATKGTKSLDDVMKAMYLQNKAQKRGYTDAEFKAMVEKISGASFTDFWAKYVNGTTAIDYHKYFGYAGINITNENEGKSIPYLGIATKNQGGRVFITTVSRNSAAWVDGLNVNDEVISADGAPVEIAIDKMAAVAGKKVGETVTFKVARDGILKDITVTLKASPNLKLVGQIDEKATELQKAVRKAVLFK
- a CDS encoding PID-CTERM protein-sorting domain-containing protein, whose amino-acid sequence is MKYPLVLILILLCTSLWAMQADDPGLPGDDPDLPVDGGVAALLLAGAAYGLRKINQQKNTRR
- a CDS encoding TolC family protein, coding for MRKMKSRAFMFALVLLCTGTGLAYGQEQLSLQEAIATALKNNYDIKLVNNDIQIAKNNVNPGNAGMLPSLDGSFSDGGSRQNITRTQSNGNQQTLDGVRNTNMSYGASLGWTIFDGLQMFTNYERLKELQKQGEVNAKATILTTVSNVISSYFTVLKEQQLVRARDTALDISQLRLRIADNKLAIGRGSKLDVLAAKVDYNTDTAAYLQEINLLKTAKTALNQVMARDLNLDFKVDEAIDIDSKLNYGTLAGQMEQLNPDLQNAFISKKIAELNLKQVKGQRYPVVGVNGGYEFQKSASPTGFNTQQRATGFTYGLTASLNIFNGFLQRQNERNAKIEINSSALMLDKTKQDITAQLISTYQNYSTNLDLLKVEQNNVDIAKQNLDITLEKYRLGSISPLELREAQKNSIDAITRYLEAQYQAKLTEISLKEISGTLNIQ
- a CDS encoding efflux RND transporter periplasmic adaptor subunit produces the protein MKLKYVIYALIVLGIAYLIYYRISANKKIAEDGAGPGKGKGGSSKGLQVDGIVVQASDFTNDLDVTGTLEANEAVELRSEVSGLVTSINFKEGANVSRGQLLVKINDRDIQAQLQEALTKQKLSATNENRSKQLLEKGAISQEEYDTSLADLQSLKAQTQLIRAQLAKTSIYAPFSGKIGLRSISVGGYLTPSTLIANLSSINPLKISFSVPEKYIGQIKLNSEISFTTDGYNKKFTGSVFAIEPGINTQTRTLQIKALVPNAGNELRPGSFAKIKLALSTQKNALLIPNEAIIPVLKGKTVFITKDGKAQQVPVEAGTRTADHIVITSGLNIGDTVLTTGAMALKQDAPVKVSVVKNKAAL
- a CDS encoding LamG-like jellyroll fold domain-containing protein — encoded protein: MYSNFWTRQILLVLLLLAGSPALARSWMPGYNFRKKITIDQSKVSGTASLLNFPVLIVLEDAELRYIGNCEGRLQNSRGLDISFAATNAPQLPLAFQLDHYDAVNGKLVCWVNIQELFTGSNPGHNEIYLYYGSTYIHDPFTLSARATWPASYQQVWHLNLDAAPSISRSANHGPEMSMTGSPGTGPANFPAAHIGNGLLLNGSTDGMAAAADTNTTVCITAWIKMDHRGTEQVILASDTTAGGYVIKVNAQGNLVFETKNAEGFRSATTAEVLAVNTWYNLACIFIKGIRRIYINGAYKAGGGSNGVKLGRSGALSIGKSKQNGSYFKGTIDELRIQNVERNVDWISTEYRNQANPASFISVAAEEINPANVPVVNEFTGAAGTEDWSDEGNWSLGGLPAQNAQVIIKGGKKTKLLAPAATIINQLTLEPGARLHLQSGLEVNCAASIAANAAVVLEDGARLTFKYDVLNHGRIGLNKGHGSLVFRGGHALQTLSGTGLVTVSRLEVELASATHTLLLQSPLNVGRQVQLIRGTLNSNGNLSLLADTLNYGAALMPVTDPGNTQLTGDVHVQHFVKGNFAAPSTARGWCLLAAPVYRSELNGQPQNNFAAIQASVFVTGTGGTLNGFDASPNNGGTIYTHDQSLPGSLSQKYKAIPSMDVSIPSGKGFYLFSRGSRNIPDAYLHQIQTPPFSNPGPYTITYTGKLYTGDLTVNLFNRNSGGEGDGFNLLGNPYASAIRWAALQKQNVSPFIWVFNTQNNAYQVTDDPDYIIPSGTGFFVRVNSGNASGSLSFQESAKYTGTTVPAAQMALRESRRAKETTSRLKIQLYAAGLTDSYTLIFSSKGNDGINDADAGKIGEGYLSIAGIAGNGTKLSIDERAIDTLRKEVCLYLKGWASGNYTLNLKASLKPNEEIVLADRYLGINKRLTEPESNCHFFIDTAIPASYGQQRFAILYRELPEVKQQDTETDKNIVVYPNPFKEWLYLKSARLTYKNLKVLIRDITGRVVWSSVLPILDAGIPVQQYCGQLVKGVYFLQLLNPKNNKVEAVFKVLRN